Part of the Ictalurus punctatus breed USDA103 chromosome 9, Coco_2.0, whole genome shotgun sequence genome is shown below.
TGAGGCTAAACGTGTCCTGAGGTGGTCcatgaaattaattttaaagttaaaggggtccctggTTACAGAAGGTTACAGACCCTCTGTTTTTAGTGTGTACCACCACATTGAAGGACAAAGGTATACTTTATTACTATTTTGTAGCTCTAAGTGAGAATGCAACACAAGAAGAATATGTCAGGAACAAGACGTCTTTGTCTTAAAGCAGAAGGAATTGATTTTTGTATAGTTTCTGTAGTCAAATTGGGGTGCCAGAGATAAGAATGAAATAGCAGGTATTTCAATAATAGTCCATTTTAATCGTTGAACGAATAGGTAGGCtataatttaaacaaatcaTGTATCCAAATAATGTAGCAgttgtgtttattataatatattatctTGAAATGTCGttgaaatgcacacacacagactatcACAGGTACTGTCAGGTCCCGCTAATTCCACCTGCTCCTGATTGGTCCTCTCTGTTTACTGCTCTGATGGGCCAATTAGAAGTTGATCCCAAGTGTAGTTGCATATTAGGCCCCGCCCCTCAGGTGTAACCCAATCCCGATGCCCTGTCACAGGTAAAACCGGCCCTAAATTTTGAGTATATCCCAAAAAGCAAGAAAAGCTAACAAAACCCGTTCTCTCAGCGGTACAGCCTCAGCGGTAACCCTCATTCCCTCGTTCCTCTGCTGGAAGAAGACGGGTCGGATATACAGTACCAACTAGAAAGTCCAGTCCGACCAAAACGAGATGTCACAGGAGCATGACAAGTAAGTGTGTTTATAGTGAAGATCTGAGGTCCGTTACAGGACGCTACTCATTTGGAGCAGCTGTCAACTGAAACACTTCGACCGGACTGAAAtgtagaagaaaataaaaacatttgacaCAGAATTGTTTTTTAGGAAaattttcctttacttttaacagacttttttttcctcctccactGAAAAGTCCGTTCTTGAAATGTTTGGGATGGTTATTTTAGGTGTATTAAACGTCAAGAGCTGCGGTGAGAATGCGCGAGCTGAATGCATGGGACTGAGAGGCGCGCGCGCGGAGTTTCGGCTCTGTTCCACCTGTCGTGTTCAGACCCGCGCAGCTcgcctcgctctctctctctctctctctctctctctctctcactcacacacacacacacacacacacacacacacacaggtgtactGCACCTGCCGCGCGAGCTCTCCGCGCGCGCTACCTCCGTGCCGTCGTCACTTTTCTCACAAAACCCGTATTTTTTGCTAATTCGCTCGTTTTTAGGCTTAGAAAACGAAAGAAATTTCAGGGAAGTAGTTAGCTAACTGCACAAAACAcgtatttttcagttttcagatgttgttattactattttaaaGCACCTCGATACAGGTTTGAAACTTTTCCCGGTCTAATCCTTGATAGGTTTTGACAGACTGAAAGGACTGTATCGCCTCGTGACATTTAATGGCACTTAACTCAGTGAATTGTAATTTGAATGTAATTACCAATGGCAgcttggttgttgttgttgttgttgttgttgttgttgttttaaaactgATGTGGGTTCatcagtgtttttaatttttcagtGCACCGACGGAGAGTCTGTTGACTCTATTGAAATTGTACACCTTTTAGGCgttggctgttttttttccgACAACAAATTGTGTTTAAGCGCTTTGTAAATTGTTAAAAACTtcttattgttaaaaaaaaaaaatgtaaagaagaTTGAAGATCAGATCGTCAGAAGGACGTTTGCTTGTTGGGGCTCATTGCTCTAGTCCTATAAAAACAGTCGCACAAAAACAATTAGTCAGAGAGCACGTTATAGTATTTAAGGATATGTGGCATTTTGGTGGAAAACAGTTATATAAAGGTATTaataaaggttaaaaaaaaaaaaaaagattattaaaaaAGGTATTAATGAGATTCAGTATTCATACTAACAAAACTTGAATGTTAAGCCAGTTGTAAATAAATcgtcacacatacacaaaattgTCAGGCCCAACAATGTCAGGCCAAACCTTTGCACTCACTGTAATTActtgatttatttgtaaaagaaTTGTCTGTAAAATTTGCCTCTCTCTGCTTCCTCTCTCTTTAGGCTTGTGTATGGTTTAAATTAGTGACCTCTTGCATGAGCTGTCTCCTACCACATTTAAGGCAACTTAAAACTAGCTGGTAAAATAGTAGTTTACGCTGGCAGTAGTAACAGACCTACATCTCATTTGTTTGCATACTATTTTGAAATGGcatatatgcaaaaaaaaaagtggttgaGGACATTTCCTTGGAATCCCAGCggaaacttttttctttctccaccgGGATATAGTCAGGATACGGTATAAAGTCTATCATTACCCATTTCGTGCATGATCAACCCTCTTGTTTTTAGTAGCGGTATTGCGTTCCCACTCAGGTTTTTATTGTCCCGGGATAACGGATCTATCAGGTTGCAGTGTTAAAATCAAACGGGGCTGGAGCAGGAGGGGGTTAAAGAATGGCACAATTAGTTATCAGATTACTGCTAATCCGCGTTGCGTCAACAATTATCCTATAAGGACGCGCCGGTGTTTCCATGGCTATGCATTATAATATTGGCTTTGTGAATCAAAACCTCGTCACTTCAGAATGGCATCAATGAGCTCTTTCAAGAGCATACTGTCTATACTGGTTTGTAAATTTGAGTGCTTAATACTAAATTATTAAACGTACTAAAACTATTTTGCCGTGCTTTGGTCTGAAAAGATCTTTATCTTTTCTTTaggatgaaaatgaaaaaaaaactctgtagTTTATTGACTGTTTGAAAGTGTCATTTGTAATCTCCTTCCTGCTAGATAAGTAATACAGTTCATAAAAAATATGCCAGTCAACTGCAGAAAATGTCTCCTGGTAAGTGATAGCTACAGCTGTAACAGAAGGATGTTCAATTGTAAGAAGAGCTTAGTTTTTTCACCTTAAACAATGAGAGTTAGAGTTTTTTCTCCTTAAACAATAGGCCTTTACATTGGGTGATGGTAAAAGGCTCTGTAATGTCAAGGAAGATCGTTCTGTCAAGATTCTTGACAGCCACCCAACGAGGAACTGTGATCTTTGTCGGTCTTACTGGAAGAGCCAGTAGAGCATCTTGTCAGACAGGAAGCGACTGAGATTTATTCCACTTTCAGATGAGTTTACCTTAGCTCACTAGTATAAAGAAGACCTTTGACTGCTTTATGTACAAAATATACCTTCATTTGTCACTGCCACTTCACCGTTGCACAACCAAGCCAGCATAACTTCATTACTTAAACAagacttttgtttatttttgaaatcCAGTCACCTGAGGTTTCTTACTGTTTCTCTTTAGCCCATTTCTACAcaacttttctttttgtacATATCTCTACATATAACTAGTAgtgctgtttctctctctcatccatctCTGTATCTCTGACAGTAAGCGGGCAGTGCTGGTGCTACAGAATGATCCAGCCTACAGCCGTCGTGCCTTCACCAGTGAAGATGAAGCATGGAAGTCCTTCCTGGAGAACCCTCTTACAGCTGCCACCAAGGCCATGATGAGCATTAATGGAGATGAGGACAGTGCTGCTGCTCTAGGCCTTCTTTATGACTATTACAAGGTAGGAGGACTGGGCTCATATGTATCAACACACTTAGTTTCTTCTTGGCTATGTAAAGGAATTCATCAGCacccaaaatggcaaaaacatGATCCCTGGGCAACATTCATTGGGAGAAGCTGAATACTTTTAATATACTGGCGAGTAACTGATCCTGACAATGCCTGATGATGTCCTGAAATACTGAGAGGAAAATGTGAAGCCAATTGATGTAaataagtatgtatgtatgtatgtatgtatgtatgtatgtacatatgtatttatttgtttatttgtcagTTCGTTTATATAATTGCTTCAACATTAGTaaaactgatttccaaatttaaaaaatgaaatttaatctgACATTCCATACTGATAAAATTAAATGCAGCTCACTAATACAGAAGCTAGGACactgaatgtactgtatgtccACTGGATTAAATAACAGGTCATCTATAAAGATAAAGCTGTGTGTAGTTCTGGTTGACAGAGGCTATGTTTGCCTTCCCCAGGTGCCACGGGAAAAGAGAACAATATCCCAGCCAAAGGCCGACATCCTCGGCTCTGATGTGGATCCCAACAAAAGGTGACGTGTTCTTGTTCAAAGCAGTGGTTATGGACGACCCTTTTGTTATCTTTGCTGTTGCGTGATGTCTGCGTTCCTCTTCAGCAGGAACCTCATGGCTCCTCTCCCAGAAGCCTCAATGACATCGGGCGAGAACAGGATCCAGGTTCTGAAGGGAGTCCCGCTGAACATCGTGCTCCCTAGTAGCCAACTGGTGCAGGACAAGCGAGCGCTGTTCCCCTCACCCGACACCACAGTCACTGTGTCAATTGCAGCTATGCCCAATTACCCTGTAAAGACTGAGGAGCCATCACATTCTTTCTCCGTCACTGTGCCTAACCCGCACTGCTCTGAGCCAGAGGGTCATGGAGTGGCATACGAGCGTCCGCTCGCCCACAGTCAGTTCAGCCCCAACGCACAGCCCCGAACACCAGATTCTACCTTCCCTGAGACCTTCAAGGATGGGGGGCATGAGGTAGGTTAATGTTCCCATTATTCCTTCAGTCACTTATTGTTTCCCTGCCTCACTACCTTCATCTTGGTTCTTCTATTTTCACACTAAGCCCCCCTACCCCAGTCCTCATATAATATCACCTTTACAGCAAACTCTAGAGCCTGGCAGTGTACTGCTCGTAATGTTATTTGAACATAGCCAGAAGAGCGGCTAGCATGTCATTATGCCATTGTCTAGCTGGCACAATAAAGTGCTGTGTTTTCCTGCTGCACAAAAGCCAGggccttctctctgtctccgtctctcttttactctctctctctttttaactCTCTTCTAGTCTGTATTAAAACCTAGGTTATGGAGGGGCGGGGGATTATTTTAGAATGCCCAACAAAACCCTGCACACACAGATAGCATAGGGGGAAGCTCTCTTTTTGTTTGCCCTGTGGTTGCATGCTTTGGCTGGCTGCAAGCAAGGCCATGGCGTGGCTGTTTGCGCTGAAGCCGGGCCCTCTCGGACACTCTTTTGTGTTCCACAGGTGTTCTCGTTCCCAGGGGAGCTCCAGTTACGGATGGACTATCCCGCCTTCGACACCGTGTCAGGGTAAGCCATACTCACTGCCTCACTCCCGAGAAGCCCCCTTGAGAGGGAACAGATTATGTCAGACAGCTATGTTAAGatgccttttaaataatgtagtgCTATGATTTGAAGCAAATGACTAGGATGGTCTCTCTTGCGACTGTAAACcttcagcaaaaaataaatacacattaatTTTCATATCTCAGTAGACAGAATGAAAATTGTTCTGCGTGTAATTGGTTACAAGTGGAATTTCATTGTCACTGAATTTCATAGGAGCCATgattttgtctttgtttaccAGTAATAATTTTGAGTACACACTGGAAGCCTCAAAGTCCCTCCGACAGAAGTCAGGTGATGGCACAATGACATACCTCAATAAGGGCCAGTTCTACCCTATCACTCTAAAGGAAACAGACAACAGCAAAGTCCTTCACCATCCCATCTGCAAAGTCAGGgtatgtggagtgtgtgtatttgtatggtAACTTAGACATGTGTCATGAACATATGTAATATTCACCATACATTGTTTATACAGAGTGTTGTGATGGTAGTGTTCGGTGAGGAGAAATGCAGGGATGACCAGCTCAAGCATTGGAAGTACTGGCACTCCAGACAGCACACGGCCAAACAGAGATGCATTGACATCGGTGAGGAGTTTCAAATACTCTCAGAGCCCATGTTTTCTTCATGACTGGAAAAAACAATCCAAAAACACAATTATTGTAACTGTTCCTATATAAAACTCCCTTttaacgctctctctctctctctgtatatatatatatatatatatatatatatatatatatatatatatatatatataaatataagttaTGCATATGAGGTCATTGTAGAGGAATAACATAATTACAGTGACCAAATACTAACTAGGGCTTTTAGGTGATTCTGCCTAATAGCCTCAGAGAATGCTCCACAGATCAAAGATGAGAGCCTTATTACAGTGGAAGTGGGAGGGGGAGAAAGGGGTGGAGGTAGAAAGAGCTTAATGATCCTGTTTGTTTACCATCTACAAACTGTGCTCCGGTGAATAGGGGCAGCAGATAAACAATGCAACATGGCAAACGGTCTGAACTGACCTGGAAAAGGAGAGCTTGAAGTTAGTTAGGGTACATTTACACGACAGCGATATACTAAAAGAGGAAACGTTTTTCCCTTTGCGTTTTTCAGAAGTTTTGTGTACAGACGACTACATTGTCAAAAAACGATCCCTAATAGCGGCTCCGCAAAAACTACTAAAAATGCTGTATTATTATGTGCCAGGCCAGTAGTTTGCaatgtcactttgtaaagaaacactacGCGCCTGCGCACATAAGCATTCATGTCAACAGGTCTGACATACTGATCCTGGCAAGACTGtcctataaacaaataaaagtaaacGAGGGAGCTGCggttttctggataaaaagcacaataacatttacatttctcaaatgaTTTCAATGATTTATGATCTACGTGGAGTACGAAAAAAGTTCTGTCTCTGGTTACTTACAATCTcgatagttagacttggaaaattattcacTGTCATAAGGGATTGTGAAAACTTGTGCTTGTCAAGCATAAATTCTGCTTATTTCTattggttaataaatgctgagacgtccctaatgtaatataatgaaaTGTACATGAAATAAGCATAAAGCTTTCTCCATTGTGGAAATGGAGTTTTCTGTCTTCATCCCCATCTTTTAGCTTATCTTGTGCTtcaggtcagaattctgttaacaaagctcgttggtttttaaatactgaaaaaaattgtTGACCATCATTGtaccaaaatggaacaaaatcaccaaatacaaatcaaatagtgAGACACAGTCAGTCTGCTtactatattttattagcaataaaaggatacagatatactccaaaacagacaatgACAAAGATAATTATACGGTTTCGAGCACCGTTTTTCCGTTTTTAGCTGAAAACGTTGTCGTGTAAACGGCCCCTTAGTCTgctaactcaacacacaacaaAGATGACAatacagtgttttactcctGAGTATGTTGATCCAAACAAAACTAGCTTCCACCCACCAATGGATGTCCAATTTGATTggacatttaaatttttttatattgaacCCTTTCATACATGAATTATGAAATCATGATAaaggatgtttttttctctgtgtttttactctttttttttttaggcataaaaattattttaaacttgAAGGATAAAAGTCCAATAAGTAACAAAATCAAGTTTCACTTAAGAGTCACTCCAGTGGCTGTTATGAATAGCTGTCCACTGTAGTGACCAGTATGCCTGAAAGGGATAATAGTAATGTCACTGCTTTTTCTATACTTAAAGGGCTGGGTGTCACATGTCAAAAACTATCTGCAGTGATGGGCTGTGTCATAGATGACAGGTTTTTGGTGGTCTTATTGCTGGTCAGTGAAATTCTGCAGTccgtaggaaaaaaaaaatcaagaacaCATGAAGCATAGGGAGCTGGTCCTGTTTTACCTGCCCTATATTAATAGCTCACAAAACCAGTGGcggctgtttttcttttcttttcatcgTCATTGTATAAACCCTCAGCAGCTTTTCATGTGTTTCATCTTTTCTTCCACAACCTCAACCTTTCCTCTCGTCCCCTGGTCCTTTAGTGCTAACCTCAGCATTTTCTTCTGTCCACAGCTGACTACAAAGAAAGCTTTAACACCATCAGCAACATCGAGGAGATCTCCTACAACGCTATCTCCTTCACATGGGACATCAACGAGGAGGCAAAGGTAGGCTTTGGAAAATCGTGCTGTTACTTTTTCAGCTTCAGTTGAAAGTTAAAAGTCCAATAAGTAACAAAATCAAGTTTTACTTAAAAGTCATGAGCTGTCCTTGAGCATTTGAATTCCACCAAGTGTTGCTTAAGAATCTCTTCATTGTTATTTTGATAGGAAGCTCTTAACTATGCGATATTTACTTGAATCAAGCGTTAGTAATAAGAATAGTGCAAGAATGCATGTACTTGTTCCTCTGCTAGTTCTGTCCTTTTGTAATGTGGCATCATATCAGTTTGAGATCTGTAGGCAGATTAGACATTAGTTTGTTAGTTCAGGTTACAGACTAATCGCTGGCCAAA
Proteins encoded:
- the grhl1 gene encoding grainyhead-like protein 1 homolog isoform X4, with the protein product MSQEHDNKRAVLVLQNDPAYSRRAFTSEDEAWKSFLENPLTAATKAMMSINGDEDSAAALGLLYDYYKVPREKRTISQPKADILGSDVDPNKSRNLMAPLPEASMTSGENRIQVLKGVPLNIVLPSSQLVQDKRALFPSPDTTVTVSIAAMPNYPVKTEEPSHSFSVTVPNPHCSEPEGHGVAYERPLAHSQFSPNAQPRTPDSTFPETFKDGGHEVFSFPGELQLRMDYPAFDTVSGNNFEYTLEASKSLRQKSGDGTMTYLNKGQFYPITLKETDNSKVLHHPICKVRSVVMVVFGEEKCRDDQLKHWKYWHSRQHTAKQRCIDIADYKESFNTISNIEEISYNAISFTWDINEEAKIFISVNCLSTDFSSQKGVKGLPLNLQIDTYSYNNRSNKPIHRAYCQIKVFCDKGAERKIRDEERKQSRRKGKCAEVNPNLAFVDAKMPLMHKRSDMTVFKMMTDLDTQPVLFIPDIHFANFQRHPFSPEDAEDGVPGIGSGSTTTLARIKQLLKMNE
- the grhl1 gene encoding grainyhead-like protein 1 homolog isoform X5; translated protein: MSQEHDNKRAVLVLQNDPAYSRRAFTSEDEAWKSFLENPLTAATKAMMSINGDEDSAAALGLLYDYYKVPREKRTISQPKADILGSDVDPNKSRNLMAPLPEASMTSGENRIQVLKGVPLNIVLPSSQLVQDKRALFPSPDTTVTVSIAAMPNYPVKTEEPSHSFSVTVPNPHCSEPEGHGVAYERPLAHSQFSPNAQPRTPDSTFPETFKDGGHEVFSFPGELQLRMDYPAFDTVSGNNFEYTLEASKSLRQKSGDGTMTYLNKGQFYPITLKETDNSKVLHHPICKVRSVVMVVFGEEKCRDDQLKHWKYWHSRQHTAKQRCIDIADYKESFNTISNIEEISYNAISFTWDINEEAKIFISVNCLSTDFSSQKGVKGLPLNLQIDTYSYNNRSNKPIHRAYCQIKVFCDKGAERKIRDEERKQSRRKGKCAEVNPNLAFVDAKMPLMHKRSDMTVFKMMTDLDTQPVLFIPDIHFANFQRHPFSPEDAEDGCE
- the grhl1 gene encoding grainyhead-like protein 1 homolog isoform X1, with amino-acid sequence MSQEHDNKRAVLVLQNDPAYSRRAFTSEDEAWKSFLENPLTAATKAMMSINGDEDSAAALGLLYDYYKVPREKRTISQPKADILGSDVDPNKSRNLMAPLPEASMTSGENRIQVLKGVPLNIVLPSSQLVQDKRALFPSPDTTVTVSIAAMPNYPVKTEEPSHSFSVTVPNPHCSEPEGHGVAYERPLAHSQFSPNAQPRTPDSTFPETFKDGGHEVFSFPGELQLRMDYPAFDTVSGNNFEYTLEASKSLRQKSGDGTMTYLNKGQFYPITLKETDNSKVLHHPICKVRSVVMVVFGEEKCRDDQLKHWKYWHSRQHTAKQRCIDIADYKESFNTISNIEEISYNAISFTWDINEEAKIFISVNCLSTDFSSQKGVKGLPLNLQIDTYSYNNRSNKPIHRAYCQIKVFCDKGAERKIRDEERKQSRRKGKCAEVNPNLAFVDAKMPLMHKRSDMTVFKMMTDLDTQPVLFIPDIHFANFQRHPFSPEDAEDGSGMKRLPYSEDEFGSPPNKLARVDEPKRVLLYVRKESEEVFDALMLKTPTLKGLVEAISEKYEVPIEKLGKVYKKCKKGILVNMDDNIIKHYSNEDTFQIQMEEMGGMVKLTLTEI
- the grhl1 gene encoding grainyhead-like protein 1 homolog isoform X2, encoding MSQEHDNKRAVLVLQNDPAYSRRAFTSEDEAWKSFLENPLTAATKAMMSINGDEDSAAALGLLYDYYKVPREKRTISQPKADILGSDVDPNKRNLMAPLPEASMTSGENRIQVLKGVPLNIVLPSSQLVQDKRALFPSPDTTVTVSIAAMPNYPVKTEEPSHSFSVTVPNPHCSEPEGHGVAYERPLAHSQFSPNAQPRTPDSTFPETFKDGGHEVFSFPGELQLRMDYPAFDTVSGNNFEYTLEASKSLRQKSGDGTMTYLNKGQFYPITLKETDNSKVLHHPICKVRSVVMVVFGEEKCRDDQLKHWKYWHSRQHTAKQRCIDIADYKESFNTISNIEEISYNAISFTWDINEEAKIFISVNCLSTDFSSQKGVKGLPLNLQIDTYSYNNRSNKPIHRAYCQIKVFCDKGAERKIRDEERKQSRRKGKCAEVNPNLAFVDAKMPLMHKRSDMTVFKMMTDLDTQPVLFIPDIHFANFQRHPFSPEDAEDGSGMKRLPYSEDEFGSPPNKLARVDEPKRVLLYVRKESEEVFDALMLKTPTLKGLVEAISEKYEVPIEKLGKVYKKCKKGILVNMDDNIIKHYSNEDTFQIQMEEMGGMVKLTLTEI
- the grhl1 gene encoding grainyhead-like protein 1 homolog isoform X3, with the protein product MMSINGDEDSAAALGLLYDYYKVPREKRTISQPKADILGSDVDPNKSRNLMAPLPEASMTSGENRIQVLKGVPLNIVLPSSQLVQDKRALFPSPDTTVTVSIAAMPNYPVKTEEPSHSFSVTVPNPHCSEPEGHGVAYERPLAHSQFSPNAQPRTPDSTFPETFKDGGHEVFSFPGELQLRMDYPAFDTVSGNNFEYTLEASKSLRQKSGDGTMTYLNKGQFYPITLKETDNSKVLHHPICKVRSVVMVVFGEEKCRDDQLKHWKYWHSRQHTAKQRCIDIADYKESFNTISNIEEISYNAISFTWDINEEAKIFISVNCLSTDFSSQKGVKGLPLNLQIDTYSYNNRSNKPIHRAYCQIKVFCDKGAERKIRDEERKQSRRKGKCAEVNPNLAFVDAKMPLMHKRSDMTVFKMMTDLDTQPVLFIPDIHFANFQRHPFSPEDAEDGSGMKRLPYSEDEFGSPPNKLARVDEPKRVLLYVRKESEEVFDALMLKTPTLKGLVEAISEKYEVPIEKLGKVYKKCKKGILVNMDDNIIKHYSNEDTFQIQMEEMGGMVKLTLTEI